Proteins encoded by one window of Rutidosis leptorrhynchoides isolate AG116_Rl617_1_P2 chromosome 7, CSIRO_AGI_Rlap_v1, whole genome shotgun sequence:
- the LOC139858580 gene encoding 14 kDa proline-rich protein DC2.15-like has product MGSRALTTTYFLLITLNLLFFTLVTSTHTPKGCPPPPPPKTPKPCPPPPKSPSYPPPKGATCPIDTLKLGVCANLLNDLVHLVVGTPPKTPCCTLIDGLADLEAAVCLCTAIKANILGIHLNVPVSLSLLVNYCGKKVPSGFQCA; this is encoded by the coding sequence ATGGGTTCCAGGGCTTTAACAACGACATATTTTCTCCTAATTACCCTCAACCTTCTCTTCTTCACTTTAGTAACTTCAACTCATACTCCAAAAGGctgcccaccaccaccaccaccaaaaaCTCCTAAACCATGCCCACCACCACCAAAAAGTCCTTCTTACCCTCCTCCCAAAGGTGCCACTTGCCCAATAGACACTCTCAAGTTGGGTGTATGTGCTAACTTACTAAATGACCTTGTTCACCTTGTTGTTGGGACCCCACCAAAGACACCATGCTGCACCCTCATAGATGGTCTCGCTGATCTTGAAGCTGCAGTCTGCCTTTGCACCGCCATTAAAGCTAATATTTTAGGAATTCACCTCAACGTCCCCGTCTCCCTCAGCCTCTTAGTAAACTATTGTGGAAAGAAGGTCCCATCTGGCTTCCAGTGTgcctaa